In the genome of Pseudopipra pipra isolate bDixPip1 chromosome 4, bDixPip1.hap1, whole genome shotgun sequence, one region contains:
- the CLRN2 gene encoding clarin-2: MPGCFKKTLFALASLISFVSFILIVVAMGTPKWMTGKILCKTGADLVNATDPELVKFIGEIYYGLFRGGKIRQCGLGGRRSKFTIFPHMVKKLNTGLHVMIIMFLCVAICFSLVSFGFCILNAIKVPYRAIKGPAGVCLWNFLAGGFVVLAVTSFMAAVKLHHLTERIANFRENVFRFVILEERFEDCFWICVASATAHAVNLLLIAISGINFPKIKPKTEEVNVTAEDIMY, translated from the exons ATGCCTGGCTGCTTTAAAAAGACGTTATTTGCCTTGGCTTCTCTAATAAGTTTTGTGTCTTTTATCTTAATTGTTGTTGCAATGGGGACCCCAAAGTGGATGACAGGAAAGATTCTTTGCAAAACAGGAGCTGATTTGGTCAATGCCACAGATCCAGAGCTGGTCAAGTTCATTGGAGAAATTTACTATGGACTCTTTCGGGGCGGCAAAATACGCCAGTGTGGGTTGGGCGGGAGGCGTTCCAAATTCACAA TTTTCCCACACATGGTGAAAAAGTTGAATACAGGCTTGCATGTGATGATCATAATGTTCCTCTGTGTGGccatttgcttttctctggtCAGTTTTGGATTCTGCATTCTTAATGCAATAAAAGTTCCTTACCGAGCTATTAAAGGTCCAGCAGGAGTATGCCTTTGGAACTTCCTTGCAG GTGGATTTGTAGTACTTGCAGTCACCAGCTTTATGGCTGCTGTGAAACTTCATCACCTCACAGAAAGAATTGCCAATTTTCGGGAAAATGTTTTTCGATTTGTTATCTTAGAAGAACGCTTTGAAGACTGTTTTTGGATTTGCGTGGCAAGTGCCACAGCACACGCAGTGAATTTGCTGCTAATAGCCATCAGTGGGATTAATTTTCCTAAAATTAAGCCTAAAACAGAAGAAGTGAATGTTACAGCAGAAGATATCATGTACTAA
- the QDPR gene encoding dihydropteridine reductase yields MAAGRVLVYGGKGALGSQCVRYFKAKNWWVASIDLAENADASANVVVRATDSFPEQAEQVTAEIGKLLGEEKVDAILCVAGGWAGGSAKAKSLYKNCDLMWKQSVWTSTISSHLATKHLKEGGLLTLTGAQAALSGTPGMIAYGMAKGAVHQLCQSLAGASSGLPSGSAAVAILPVTLDTPANRKSMPDADFSSWTPLEFIAETFYDWITGKNRPNSGSLIQLITTGGKTELVSAAHL; encoded by the exons ATGGCGGCGGGCAGGGTGCTGGTGTACGGGGGCAAAGGGGCGCTGGGCTCCCAGTGCGTGCGGTACTTCAAGGCCAAGAACTGG TGGGTCGCCAGCATCGACCTGGCCGAGAACGCGGATGCCAGCGCCAACGTGGTGGTGAGGGCCACCGACTCCTTCCCCGAGCAGGCCGAGCAG GTGACAGCAGAGATTGGAAAACTTCTTGGTGAAGAAAAGGTGGATGCGATCTTGTGTGTAGCAGGAGGATGGGCTGGAGGCAGCGCCAAAGCCAAAT CTTTATACAAAAACTGTGATCTGATGTGGAAGCAGAGTGTTTGGACATCGACTATTTCCAGCCACCTAGCAACAAAACATCTGAAGGAAGGCGGTCTCTTGACTCTCACAGGAGCTCAAGCTGCTTTATCTGGAACCCCAG GGATGATTGCCTATGGCATGGCCAAAGGAGCAGTGCATCAGCTTTGTCAGAGTTTAGCTGGTGCCAGTAGTGGCTTGCCATctggttctgctgctgttgCCATTTTACC GGTTACCTTAGATACACCAGCAAACAGGAAATCAATGCCTGATGCAGATTTCAGCTCCTGGACACCCTTAGAATTCATTGCAGA aacctTTTATGACTGGATAACAGGAAAGAATCGACCAAACTCTGGGAGTCTAATCCAGTTGATAACTACAGGTGGGAAGACGGAACTAGTTTCAGCAGCACATCTTTGA